A stretch of DNA from Glycine max cultivar Williams 82 chromosome 18, Glycine_max_v4.0, whole genome shotgun sequence:
tttaaaattttgaaaacttaACAATTGAAAATCACCCTAAACATACCCTTTAATTCTTCCACCTCACAAGAGAGagaaatagataatttatatcatttattatttatgggctaaaataaataattaagaatgttttgaaaaaaaataattaaataacttagtagtcattttttatataggaattaaaaaacaaacttacaaaaaaatacaaaacaatgtCTTATATTATGGGATAAATCTACTAAAtgatatgtaattttaatttattatgtagtTTTGAATCTATAGACTATTTACATGGCATAAATCTAACACGGAGAAAACTAAATTTGGAATTGTTTTAAGAACTatatattgttaaataaattgtttattttaaatttgtaagtcATATAATGTCAtagatttaagaattttttaaaaaattactcaaataataaatatttaagtcacattagattttgaattaaaaaaaattatttttgtttgataataatcaattaaacaACAATTGTTAATTCATCAATTCcaacacaaaaaattattaagtaatattatttatttttaaacaattcaTTTAATCTTGCATTGGAAATGCTAATTAACTATTATTAGTATAACTTATAAGTCACACTTAAGAAACACATAGCTAAATTTGATAAATCTTATCTTCTAGAGATTggtaaatctttttttaaagatatatataatgaatggaagaaaaattgaatgtaagagaagaaaaagttaGCTACACAGCCTACAGTATTATTTGTTGTCTTGGAAAATATGCAAATTATGTCACCGTGGATTTCTTGGATAACTATAATTCTTTGTTATTCGTTtcagttttttaaataatgaaaccGCATAGGTGCATGTATGCAGAGCCCCGATAACATCAATTGACGCTCATGGCAAACCTACAAAaatcttgaaaaagaaaatgcttGACTACAGTTATAACATAGTTACTACTCTAGTATGAAAAAAccctttataaattaattttttggctTCTTAATTAGGTGTTCTGTGATTGCTTATTGAGTCAGTGTTCTGTGGTTGGTACCATGGCTACAGATGAGCAGGTTCACAAAGTTTCCCTGAAAGTTTTGGTGAACAAAGAGCAAAACAAAGTTCTATTTGCGGAGGCAGGGAAGGATTTTGTGGACGCTTTGTTGAGTATCTTAACATTGCCTTTGGGGACTATTGCTAGACTCGTGGCTAAGGAGTCAAACATTCCACCAGTGAAATTTGGCAGCCTCAGCTCATTGTATGAAAGTGTGTCTCATCTTGAAGATAAGTATCTACGGACACAAAAGTGCAAAGAAATGCTACTGCAGCCAAGGAACTCTATGGAATCTTATTGCCAGCACGTGAAACTGAACATCGATGACACCGAACCCACAAAGTACTTTCTTTGTGCAGACCGGACTTGTAGTATTGTAAATGGGAGACAATTGTCCATTTTAAGATATAAAAGATGCCGTTGTGGAAAGCAAATGCAAAAAGAAGTATCTGGAAGAGAAGCGATTCTAGAAAATGGTTTTGTTAATGAAACCGCAACTTTTATAATTTGTGACGATCTTTCTGTGTTGCCCAATGTTCTTGGAACAAGTGTAAGTCTTCTTAGGAAGCTTGGAATCAAAGACATGGTTACCATTGACGAACGAAATGTAGATATCAGTAAGAGGGAGGTACGTACGCTTTCCCagcttaaattattattattattattattttctctaactGATTATCATGCTGATTAGTTTTTCCTTGCAAATTTGACTAGGTTGTTGATATCCTTAAGTTGTCTTTGCTATCAAAGACACCTTTAACAGATTTTATCCTGGTGAAGAAAGATGATAATTTCAACCCAATAAACCAACCCCAAATTGGGATAGGAGAGAAATCATCTGATGAAGGTAGAAAGATGGATGTGAAAGTAATGGTAAGAAAATCAGATAGCAAAATTCTGTTTGTAGAAGCAGAGGCAGATTTTGCTGACTTACTTTTCAGTTTGCTCACTTTACCTCTGGGTGGAGTGTTGCACATGCTTAATGGATGCTCTTCCTTAGACAGCATAGATAAATTGTATAACAGCACTTTTGAATTAAATACAGACAGATATTTTAGGCCACAGGAACTCAAAGACAAACTAGCTAATCCCCAGTGTGCTCCACAATTCAACTTACACAACCAGATATTACCAATTGGCGCCGTGCGCTTGCCAGATATTACCAACAGTATGCAATTTGAGATTGTTGATCCAGAGTCATCTATTGGGGGTTCATCTAGCAATGGAGGATTTGCCAAAGCACAATCGATGTTTATGGTGACAGATGACTTGGTTATGACACCAATGTCGTCCATTTCTGgtatttcatttctaaatagATCAAAAGTCTCCCTGCTTGACCTGGAG
This window harbors:
- the LOC100815156 gene encoding uncharacterized protein — protein: MATDEQVHKVSLKVLVNKEQNKVLFAEAGKDFVDALLSILTLPLGTIARLVAKESNIPPVKFGSLSSLYESVSHLEDKYLRTQKCKEMLLQPRNSMESYCQHVKLNIDDTEPTKYFLCADRTCSIVNGRQLSILRYKRCRCGKQMQKEVSGREAILENGFVNETATFIICDDLSVLPNVLGTSVSLLRKLGIKDMVTIDERNVDISKREVVDILKLSLLSKTPLTDFILVKKDDNFNPINQPQIGIGEKSSDEGRKMDVKVMVRKSDSKILFVEAEADFADLLFSLLTLPLGGVLHMLNGCSSLDSIDKLYNSTFELNTDRYFRPQELKDKLANPQCAPQFNLHNQILPIGAVRLPDITNSMQFEIVDPESSIGGSSSNGGFAKAQSMFMVTDDLVMTPMSSISGISFLNRSKVSLLDLEERVVNIGVKEALAILKASLTSTSALTNGLKQFIKKASIKREI